The Ramlibacter pinisoli genome segment AAGGTGCGCCAACAGCGCCCGGCGAGGCTAGACGGTGCCCGCATGGCGCGTCAACGGGGTGACTACCGGGGCACGCGATGCGAAGGGCCGCGAAGCGACGGGCCCGCTACCCGCGCGCCAACGCCTGCGCCACCCGCTCCACGAAGCCCGTTGAATGCGCCGGGTCGAGCCAGCGCACCACCACCACGGCCTCGTGCGCCGGGTCGATCCAGACGTAGTGGCCGCCGGCACCCACCATGAACCAGCTCTCGGGCGAGGCCTGCGGGAACATCGCGCCATCGCGGTTGAGCCAGCTGAGCCAGCCGTAGAACGGCGCGATCGCGCACGGCTGGCGCATGCGCTCGACCCAGCCCCCGGGCAGCAGTTGCACCCCTGCATGGCGCCCGCCATCGAGCAGCAGCTGGCCCACCCGGGCCTGGTCGCGCGCGCCGACCGAGACGCCGCCGCCCCAGTGCGAGCCGCCCGGCACCGACGGCAGCCGCTGGCCGTCGAGCGTGACCCAGGCATCGTCGTAGCCCTGCCAGGCAAAGCCTTCGCCACCGCCCAGGGGCCGCAGCACGGTGTCCAGGAACACCTCCTGCAACGGCCGGCGGAACAGGTGCAGCAGCGCCAGCGACAGCTGGTTGATGCGCACGTCGTTGTATTCCCAGTAGCTGCCCGGCGCCTGCAGCACCCGCGCCTCGCCCTTGCGGCCCTGCGGCGGCTTGGGATCGTGGGTCACGCGCCGGTTGTGCTCGACCTGGTCGGGCATGCCGAAGCAGGTGCCGCTCCACTCGCTGGTCTGCTCCAGCAGGTGGGTCCAGGTGATGGCGCCGTTGTGGTCGCCGTCGAAGCCGATGCCGGGCAGGCGGTGGCCGACCCGCTCGGCCGGATCGAGCAGCCCCCGCGCCAGGGCCACCCCGGCCAGCAGTGCCAGGTAGGTCTTGGCCACGCTGAAGGTCAGGTCGGCCCGGTCGGGCTCGCCCCAGGCCGCGACCTCATGG includes the following:
- a CDS encoding serine hydrolase domain-containing protein translates to MTAFTDAIAYASAHEVPWPRDPAADPASWGVHHADPAPFNRLRGPVHPRGGVSGVVRVGGHEVAAWGEPDRADLTFSVAKTYLALLAGVALARGLLDPAERVGHRLPGIGFDGDHNGAITWTHLLEQTSEWSGTCFGMPDQVEHNRRVTHDPKPPQGRKGEARVLQAPGSYWEYNDVRINQLSLALLHLFRRPLQEVFLDTVLRPLGGGEGFAWQGYDDAWVTLDGQRLPSVPGGSHWGGGVSVGARDQARVGQLLLDGGRHAGVQLLPGGWVERMRQPCAIAPFYGWLSWLNRDGAMFPQASPESWFMVGAGGHYVWIDPAHEAVVVVRWLDPAHSTGFVERVAQALARG